The Gallus gallus isolate bGalGal1 chromosome 31, bGalGal1.mat.broiler.GRCg7b, whole genome shotgun sequence DNA segment caccaccagCTCCATTGGGTCACTCTTCTCTGACGTCTGCAATGGCTTCTGCACCTGATACTGGCACCGATACGTCCCTGCATGTTCCCGCTTTGTGGTAATGTAGAAGTCAGCTACATCCTGCATCTCATACTTGTCCATGCAGGAAGTCAGACGCTGATCCTGGCAGAGCTGGATCCTGCTAGCCAGCCGGGGCAGGTGGCACCGCAGGGTGACattgtcccccagggacaccctctggctggggtgcagcgacagggagggtcggggcactaggacagggaacagcagtcagccttgtccttGCATACCTTCCGGGGCCCCTCTGCTGGCCCCCTGACCACGCTCCCCTCCCTCTGTtcccattctccccctgtccccatactcacattgctgtgccctgctcgttgtcaccagccaccaacctgcaagggacacggtcctggtcccacacagggccaccaacccctgtggcaccacgtccccattgtcactcaccaaggatgagggccaccgccattggtgccatgaggcaggagcagcttggggacagcgagactgcagtggggacagagaGTGTCCggacagctgctgtcagttccccTTTTGGGACAGGATGATGTGATGTCACATCCTGATGTGACAATATTAGCCCATAGGGGTGGTTGCACTGTGGGGTCCCTCTGGGGTGGGACAACTGGAGAGATGCACTCTGCACACTGTGACTGTTGAGGCGCCCCACACGCTCTCAACCCTGGGGTGTCACACACTGTCCCCAGAGGGCTGTGAGTGCATCCCCTGGCATGCTGTCCCCCAAAACACGCCACACTctctgcccagtgccccagtAGGGCAGTCCGTGCTTGCCTGGGCTCTCCAGGGCAACAGTGTCAGACAGTGACTCAGAGGAACAACAGAAGACCATTTATTGAACTGTCCACCATCAGCCAATCAAATGCGCTGCAACAAAATTAGGGGATGTCCTAGTAACAATGAATGAGCGACAGGGATAAAGGATAATTTTACACTGGTGTTATTGCCTTCTCTGCTACCTTCTGGAAAACTGAGGTtatggctgctgcagaagaagtGTAACAGAgtactgggaagaaaatgaggaagaaaggagaattcAGGAATTTGGTGGGCCTGGGAATGAGATGAGCTGCACAGGTGAGGATTTGGGGATGTTTGATTTCTGGGGATTTAGGGGTGTAAGGATGGGATTACAGCAACATGGAGCTCCAAGTGGGGAATTTGGGGTGTGTCCCTTCCAGAGCAccttaaaaatgaagtactGCAGGTGTGGGGGTATCAGCGGGGGTCACTGCACGAATCTCAGTTTAGGTCAGACGCTCACTGTCACTGGGGGGGCACCTGGAGACACAGGGGAACAGCGGGGTGCCACCATGGGGGTCTCCCACATGATTTGGAGGGAGACCGAGGGTGTTGGTATTTGGGAGTGGTGTTCAAGAGGGAGGGTCTGGAGCTGTGCGGTCCTTCTATTTGGGGATCCCAAGGGGGGGATGGTTGGGGGTCCTGCTGTGGTTTGGGGGTTCCCACAGGGTCTGGAGTGTTAAGGGATTGTGGGACCAAAGCGGATTAGATTTGTCATCCCTGTGGGTCATAGATTGGGGTTCCATATGAGCGTTTTTTGGGGTACCTTCTAGTGGGTTTGTGGGTGCATTATTGGGGTCTGTGGTGTGCTTAGGGCCTGGAGGGCTCCGATGGGTCTGGAGACTGAGATTTTGTGTCTAGGGATTCCCCCCGATGCAGATTTTGGGTTCCCCATGGGCTGGATTTGGGAGGCATATAAAGGTATGGTGAGTCATATGGGGCTGTTGGTGCCGAGGGGTAATTCTGAGCAGGGTTTGGGTTTCCCTGGTGAGTTTTTGTGAGGCCCCACAGGGAAAGTTGGGAGACAGGGTTTGTGACCCACACAATAATCAGGAACTTCACAGCCTCGTGCATTATGAGGGGGCTCCTGAGTCAGAAAGTGGGTTATGGGGTGACCTTGATTCACACTCCAGGAGCACAATCGGGAATTGACAGGGGatgaaagggaaggcaagggacaCCTGGGAGGCTCTATATGGGATAGAAGGGCAGGCGGGGGACACTGAAGGAATCAGTAGTGGATGGTAGACATTTAAACTTGCTCACCACAGTTGTCATCTCTCCGTATCCAGAGGCTGCGGGCATCGATGACAAAGAAGACTCCGAGGCCAAAGACGAATGCAGCCACAAAGCCCCTCACCAGTGCCATCACCAGATTGGCACGGGACTGCTCCTCGGCACCTGTGGGGTCCGGGAGTTTGGGTGTCCCTATAGCCAGCCACAACCCCCATGCAGACTGGATGCAGACACACAGCCACCCATCCATGACAGGGGAGGCATGCAAATGGGGGGCTCAGACCCACCTGGGGGTGCAGGggtgggtgtcacctccagcatcacgctgtccccaaggggtgaggacaCAAATGGGTAACCCCTGAGGCgataggagcacctgtaggttccactgtcagctggggtcaccGCAAGGAAAGTAAAGTTtgcagcaccaccaccactggAGTCCTGGTGCTTGAGAGGGTCTGAGCTCccatccttgtgcaggaggaaggtggCCCCATAGTCCTTGTTCCAGCAGCGGATGGTGACACTGGTCCCTGTTCCCACATGTTGCTCAGGGTGAAGGGAAATGCTGGATGGGGGATATCTGAGATCTGCAtgagggaggggacagcagtgggacacggtcctgtggggagcagccagagccatttgctgtccccagtgtcctcacctgtcagcaccagctccacagGGTCACTCTTCTCTAATGCCCCTACTGACCAAGACACCCGGCACAGACACAGATAACGACCTGCATGTTCCCGCTTTGTGCCAACAAAGGAGAACTCGGCCGCGTCCTGCTCCTTCGTCTTCTCCTTGTTGTAAAACCAACCTCCTTCCTGGTGCAGCAagacccaggcagccagccggggcaggtggcagcgcagggtgacattgtcccccagggacaccccctggctggggtgcagtgacagggagggtcggggcactaggacgggggacagcagtcagccttgtccctgcacaccttcctgggcccctctgctctcctcctccactcgcatccctccctctgtccttattctccccctgtccccatactcacggttctgtgccctgctcgctgccaccagccaccaacctgcaagggacacggtcctggtcccacactgggccaccaacccccgtggcaccacgtccccatgg contains these protein-coding regions:
- the LOC107050390 gene encoding immunoglobulin superfamily member 1 isoform X2: MASMVVDLILGWWLVAASRAQNLPRPSLSLHPSQGVSLGDNVTLRCHLPRLAAWVLLHQEGGWFYNKEKTKEQDAAEFSFVGTKREHAGRYLCLCRVSWSVGALEKSDPVELVLTDLRYPPSSISLHPEQHVGTGTSVTIRCWNKDYGATFLLHKDGSSDPLKHQDSSGGGAANFTFLAVTPADSGTYRCSYRLRGYPFVSSPLGDSVMLEVTPTPAPPGAEEQSRANLVMALVRGFVAAFVFGLGVFFVIDARSLWIRRDDNCVLCYTSSAAAITSVFQKVAEKAITPV
- the LOC107050390 gene encoding T-cell-interacting, activating receptor on myeloid cells protein 1 isoform X1, coding for MASMVVDLILGWWLVAASRAQNLPRPSLSLHPSQGVSLGDNVTLRCHLPRLAAWVLLHQEGGWFYNKEKTKEQDAAEFSFVGTKREHAGRYLCLCRVSWSVGALEKSDPVELVLTDLRYPPSSISLHPEQHVGTGTSVTIRCWNKDYGATFLLHKDGSSDPLKHQDSSGGGAANFTFLAVTPADSGTYRCSYRLRGYPFVSSPLGDSVMLEVTPTPAPPGTPKLPDPTGAEEQSRANLVMALVRGFVAAFVFGLGVFFVIDARSLWIRRDDNCVLCYTSSAAAITSVFQKVAEKAITPV
- the LOC107050390 gene encoding T-cell-interacting, activating receptor on myeloid cells protein 1 isoform X4, with amino-acid sequence MASMVVDLILGWWLVAASRAQNLPRPSLSLHPSQGVSLGDNVTLRCHLPRLAAWVLLHQEGGWFYNKEKTKEQDAAEFSFVGTKREHAGRYLCLCRVSWSVGALEKSDPVELVLTDLRYPPSSISLHPEQHVGTGTSVTIRCWNKDYGATFLLHKDGSSDPLKHQDSSGGGAANFTFLAVTPADSGTYRCSYRLRGYPFVSSPLGDSVMLEVTPTPAPPGAEEQSRANLVMALVRGFVAAFVFGLGVFFVIDARSLWIRRDDNCGAPPVTVSV
- the LOC107050390 gene encoding leukocyte immunoglobulin-like receptor subfamily B member 5 isoform X3, whose translation is MASMVVDLILGWWLVAASRAQNLPRPSLSLHPSQGVSLGDNVTLRCHLPRLAAWVLLHQEGGWFYNKEKTKEQDAAEFSFVGTKREHAGRYLCLCRVSWSVGALEKSDPVELVLTDLRYPPSSISLHPEQHVGTGTSVTIRCWNKDYGATFLLHKDGSSDPLKHQDSSGGGAANFTFLAVTPADSGTYRCSYRLRGYPFVSSPLGDSVMLEVTPTPAPPGTPKLPDPTGAEEQSRANLVMALVRGFVAAFVFGLGVFFVIDARSLWIRRDDNCGAPPVTVSV